One genomic region from Zalophus californianus isolate mZalCal1 chromosome 12, mZalCal1.pri.v2, whole genome shotgun sequence encodes:
- the LOC113911057 gene encoding ATP synthase membrane subunit DAPIT, mitochondrial-like: MKKLDDTKGDKDREHHGLFTGAEKGHRGRPRGAQTSSRIGAFCKTEITTGPETDAQFHFTGIKKYFNSYTLTGRMNCVLTTYGGTALMVLYFKLRSKKKPAVKAT, from the exons ATGAAGAAGTTGGATGATACTAAAGGTGACAAAGAT agagaacatcATGGACTTTTCACAGGAGCTGAGAAGGGCCACAGGGGCAGGCCAAG AGGAGCACAGACAAGCAGCAGAATTGGTGCCTTTTGCAAGACTGAAATCACGACAGGTCCAGAAACTGATGCCCAATTCCATTTCACTggtatcaaaaaatatttcaactcttACACTCTCACAGGTAGAATGAATTGTGTACTGACCACATATGGAGGCACTGCTTTGATGGTCTTATACTTCAAGTTAAGGTCTAAAAAAAAACCAGCTGTGAAAGCAACATAA